CGCCTCGGCGTCGTTCATATCGCTTCCGTCGTCCGAAGCCGCGATGCTGGTACTCAGCACGGGGCGCCCGAGGGCCTGTACGATTTCCAGGCAGATGGGGTTGTCAGGCACCCGTATGCCGACCGTTCGCCGCTTGCCGATCATGAATTTCGGCACGTCCCGCGAAGCCTCGAGAATGAAGGTATAGGGGCCGGGAAGCAGGCGCTTCATCATGCGGTAAGACGCGTTGGAGATATTCTTCGCGTACCGGGCGAGGTCTTTCAGGTCGGAACAGACGAAACTGAGGGGTTTCCCGGCGGGCGCCTGCTTGATCTGGTAGATCCGGTTGATGGCCTTGCGATTGAATATGTCGCAGCCCAGGCCGTAGACCGTGTCCGTCGGATAGATGATCACGCCGCCCCTGTGCAGCGCTTCGACGACGCGGTCCACGTGCCGTTTCTGGGGATGTTCGGGATGAAGTTGAAGGATAGCGGCCATAACTGCTCAGGAAACGCGGGTCAGCACCTTCCTGCAGACGTCGATGGCCCGG
This genomic interval from Gemmatimonadota bacterium contains the following:
- a CDS encoding L-threonylcarbamoyladenylate synthase, translated to MAAILQLHPEHPQKRHVDRVVEALHRGGVIIYPTDTVYGLGCDIFNRKAINRIYQIKQAPAGKPLSFVCSDLKDLARYAKNISNASYRMMKRLLPGPYTFILEASRDVPKFMIGKRRTVGIRVPDNPICLEIVQALGRPVLSTSIAASDDGSDMNDAEAIQSRYGKVVDVIVDGGVIVAEPSTVVDLTGGEPEILRASAGEADLY